CATTTTCAATAGCGCGAGTCACCCAAGGGTGCTCTATCGACTCACCACGTTCCATACCCAATTTTTTCATTAAGTTAGAAACACGTTCCGAAGCGAAGATACGCATTAACGAATCTTCCATCGATAGATAAAAACGTGACGAACCTGCATCCCCTTGACGACCGGCACGGCCACGTAATTGGTTATCAATACGGCGTGATTCATGACGTTCAGTACCTATGATGTGCAAACCACCATTTTTTAATACTAAGTCATGCGTTTTTTGCCACTCTTCTTTAACCTGTTTAATTTGTTCTTCAGTCGGATTATTTAACTTTTCAAGTTCAGAGGCTAAATTACCGCCCAGTACTATATCGGTTCCTCGACCTGCCATGTTAGTGGCAATCGTTACAGCGCTCGGTTTACCGGCTTCAGCAACAATTTCGGCTTCTTTAGCATGGAACTTAGCATTTAGTACATTGTGCTTAATTTTGGCTTTCTTAAGCGCATTTGACAGGCGTTCTGAACTTTCGATTGATATTGTACCAACTAACGTTGGACGACCCGCTTCAACACAAGCTTTAATATCTTCTATGATAGCTTCAAACTTTTCTTCTTCGGTTAAATAAACCAAATCCGCCATATCATCACGAACCATAGGTTTATTAGTCGGCACAACAATCGTTTCTAGGCCGTAAATATGATTAAATTCAAACGCTTCTGTGTCAGCGGTCCCCGTCATACCGGCCAACTTGTCATACAAGCGGAAATAGTTTTGGAAAGTGATAGAAGCTAATGTTTGGTTCTCATTTTGAATATTAACGCCTTCTTTAGCTTCAACCGCTTGGTGTAAACCTTCAGACCAACGACGCCCTTCCATTGTCCGCCCTGTATGCTCGTCAACAATAACAATCTCACCATCTTTAATAATGTAGTCAACGTCCTTTACATACAAATGGTGCGCTCGCAATGCAGCATTAACATGATGAAATAATGCAATATTACTCGCCGCGTACAGTGAATCATCCGCTGCAATAATGCCTTGTTCTTTTAATATTTCTTCAACACGCTCTTGACCACGTTCAGTTAAATGGACTTGCTTGGATTTTTCATCAACCGTGAAATCACCTGTGCTTTCAACGCCTTCTTCGTCTTCTTTGTCCTGTTGCTCAAGCATAGGTACAACAACATTTAGGCGTTTATACATCTCAGAACTGTCTTCCGCTGCTCCCGAAATGATTAAAGGCGTACGCGCTTCGTCAATTAAAATTGAATCAACTTCATCAACTACCGCAAAACTTAAATCACGTTGTACTCTGTCTTGTGGACTAAAGGCCATATTGTCGCGCAAATAATCAAAGCCAAACTCGTTATTGGTACCATAGGTAATATCGGCTGCATAAGCTTCGCGCTTTTGTTGCGGATCAAGACCAGGAATATTACAACCAACCGTTAAGCCTAAGAACTCAAACAAAGGTCGACTCCAGTCAGCGTCACGCTTAGCCAGATAGTCGTTAACCGTCACTACATGCACAGATCCACTTAATGCATTTAGGTACGAAGGTAGCGTCGCCGTTAACGTTTTACCTTCACCTGTACGCATTTCTGAAATTTTACCTTGATGTAAAATCATGCCACCAAGCATTTGCACGTCGAAATGACGCATACCAAATACTCGTTTACTGGCTTCACGTACCACAGCAAACGCCTCAACTTGCAATTGCTCAAGTGTTTCGCCTTTGGCTAAACGTTCTCTAAATTCTGCTGTTTTCGCTTTTAGCTCGTCATCAGATAAAGCTTCAAGACTAGGCTCTAGTGCATTGATTTGATCGACGACTTTTTGCAGCTTCTTTAAAACCCGATCATTACGACTACCAAATACCTTGGTCAAAATTTTTGTGATCATGAAATTACCTTGGAATTCACGCATCCATGGTTAGATAAGTTTCTGCGTGATTATTTTAATTTTTATCTCGACGGTAAACATACTTAAGCGGATCAACTTGCTTACCGTTTTTCAATACTTCGTAATGAACATGCGGCCCTGTCGAGCGACCTGTACTGCCCAATACACCAATTTGCTGGCCTTTAGTAACAACGTCACCTAACTTGACCAAAACTTTTTTATTGTGACCATAGCGAGTCCGCAACCCATCACCATGCTCTATTTCTACTAATTGGCCAAAGCCATATCGTTTTCCAGCCCAAGTGACAACACCTGCACCAGTAGCAATTACTTTATTACCCTCTTCACCGGCAAAGTCTATTCCTTTATGCATAGCGGGCAAACCACTAAACGGATCTTTACGCATACCATAATACGAAGACAACCAACCACTATCGATTGGCCGACCAGAAATATAACTCTGCTGATCTATATCGTGGTTACGTAGCACAGATTCAAGTAGTCCAAGCTGCCTTTCTTGCTCATCAAGGTCTTTTAATAAGCTATCAATGTCGGTAATTAAAGAATGGGGGTGTTCACTTGGCAAGTTTGCTAAAGAAACTTCACTTACCGGCCCACCTGTTGCAGGGGCTAATTCAAAATTAAACTCATCACCTTCAAGCTTCGCCTGAGCTTGAACGCCAGCACCTAACGCATTCACTCTCAGCATTTGTGACTGTAACTCACCTAATTTAAGTTTAAGTGCAGCTAATTCAATTTGGGTTTTTTCTTTTAATTGCGTGACTTGGCGCTTTTGCTCTACTAACAAACCACGCGCTTCACGAATATCTTGTAATCTATCTTTATCGGCTGAACCCAATAACCAAGAAACAAGGTATAATACTAATAGAGCCGTTGTAAAAATAACCGATAGTAAAGCAATCCAATGGCGTCGATCTAATCGCCATTCGAGTTCGATATTGTGTTTTTTATAATAAATCGAAAACGCCATTACTAACTATATTCTCAACACGTAAAAAAGATGAAACGTCGACCGAAATCAATAGAGCAGGTATTAAATGAAACCTGGCCAAATAGTCAATTTTCAGCCGCACAAAAAAAAGCTGATTATAACAGCCAGATTGAACGCGAGCTAGCGCTTTGCCTGCCCAAAGAATGGCAGGATAAAGTAATCGTACAAAAATATCAAAATGGGATATTACACTTAGGGTTAACGAGTGCCGGATTAAAGATGCGTTTTAACGCGATACGCTTAGATTTACTCAGCCATTTAAGACAGTCTATACCGGATCTGGTCAGCATATCAGACAGCATAGTTGTAACAACTAGCTCACCAATAAGCAATCACAGTAAAAGTAGCTCTGCCGAATCAGCGCATCAAAAGCACCACTCTCTATCTGACAATTCGGCACAAACTCTGCTCAAAACCGCAGAGCAATTACCTGACAATCTAAAACAAGCGCTACAAGGGTTGGTAAAGGCGTCACGAAAACACTAAAGTAAAATAAAAGGTAATATAGGTAGGCTTGCCGAAGCCGAGTTTGTCACTCGGCTAAGCTATATAAATAAGCTGATTAAACAGCTTGTGCAGGTAAAAATTGCAGAGGCGCTTGTGATTCTTCGGTATATTCAATCCATTGCCAAGCATCTTGGTTTTCTACAATCGCACGTAGCAATACATTATTTAATTCATGCCCCGATTTATGCGAGCGCATCTCACCCAATATAAAGTGGCCAGTCATGAACATATCGCCGATAGCATCTAGGATCTTGTGCATCAAAAACTCGTTGTCATAACGCAAGCCATTGGCGTTTAGCACTTGGAATTCATCCAAAACTACCGCATTGTCAAAGCTACCACCTAATGCCAAATTCAACGAACGTAGGTATTCAAAGTCTTTCATGAATCCAAATGTTCTGGCACGGCTGACTTCGCGAATATACTCATCACTTGATAATTCAAATACACAATGCTGTTTAGTTGCCGCAATCGCAGGGTGATTAAAATCAATACCAAAATCAAGTTTAAAACCTTGGTAAGGAACAATTTCAGCCCACTTATCATCCAGTTCAACTCGAATGGGTTTATTAATTTTAATATAACGTTTTGGAGTACTTAGCTCTTGGATCCCAGCTTCTTCTATTAAAAAGATAAATGGGCTAGCACTGCCATCAACGATAGGTACTTCATTGGCATCTAATTCAATAATGACATTATCAACACCTAAACCAGCCAAAGCTGACATTAGATGCTCAACTGTTGAAATCGCTATACCTTGCTCGTTAGTCATACAGGTACACATGCGAGTGTCTGTCACCGCGAAAGGACTAACCGGAAAGTCGACTACAGGTTCGATATCAACGCGACGAAAAACAATACCTGTATTAGCTGGAGCTGGCAGTAAGGTCATAGTTACCTTCTCACCTTTATGCAAGCCAACACCGGTCGTTTTAACGCTGTTTTTTAAAGTTCTTTGATAATTCATCAATATTTAATCTTATTTATCCAGATTAATAGAGCCCAAGGCTCGATGGTAATATTGTGTATAACTTAGTTTACCACATTCACCATTAACACAGTAATGCTGGAACACTTCTCAAACTATAAAAAGTGGTTAAGCGTCACAGAATTCAAGATAAATAACCATTTACCTTTAAATTCACCACTAAAGTTCTCCAACGGAGAAACCCGCGTATGGCTAAGCCATACACGGGAAAGTAGTAAGTAGATTGTGATTGTTAGGCAATCAGCCTTGCAGATTAATCTGCTTGTTTACGTAAAAACGCAGGTACGTCCAAATAATCTAAACTTTGCTGTTGTCCTGGTTGAGACGCTGGTGTTGATGCAGCAACAGGATCCGCCACGCGAGATTCCAAATTCGCATTCATATCAACAGCAGCCGAACCCACATTAGCCACTCTAGGGACAGAAACAGGTTCAATTGCAGGTTTACTTGGTGATACCAAAGAAATATCAGGCTTACGATCGCCAATACCTGTCGCAACCACAGTAACGCGTAATTCTTCACTCATTTCAGGATCGATAACAGCACCAACGACAACCGTAGCATTTTCAGATGCAAAGGCTTTTACTGCATTACCAACCGTTTCAAATTCTTCAATGCTAATATCCATGCCCGCAGTGATATTAACTAGGATGCCTCGCGCGCCGGCTAAATCAACGTCTTCTAATAAAGGAGATGAGATTGCCATTTCAGCCGCTTCTTCTGCACGGTCTTCACCTTTAGCGACACCTGTACCCATCATTGCGGTACCCATTTCCGACATCACTGTACGTACGTCGGCAAAGTCAACGTTAATTAAACCTGGGCGAGTAATGAGCTCGGCAATACCTTGCACCGCACCAAATAACACGTCATTGGCTGCCTTAAATGCATCCAACAAAGAAGTGCCTTTACCTAACACTTTCAATAACTTGTCATTAGGGATTGTGATTAACGAATCAACACTTGCCGCTAACGCATCAATACCTTGATCGGCATAAGCCATACGCTTACGACCTTCAAATGGGAATGGTTTAGTTACAACAGCAACCGTCAAAATACCCATTTCTCGCGCGACTTCGGCAACGACAGGTGCTGCACCCGTACCCGTACCACCGCCCATACCTGCGGCAATAAAAATCATGTCTGCGCCATTGATCACATCGCGGATCGCGTCACGATCCTCTTCTGCACTTTGACGACCGATTTCAGGGTTAGCACCTGCACCTAAACCTTTAGTCACATCACGACCTAAAACAATCTTGTTTTCAGGCGCTAACTGTGAATTTCTTAAGGCTTGCGCGTCCGTATTTGCGGTTAAAAACTCGACACCTTCAATGGTGTGTTCAACCATATGCTCAATGGCGTTACCGCCACCTCCACCGACACCAATAACTTTGATGACAGCTTCATCAGCTTGCTCACTCATTAAATCAAACATGACTCTCTCCACTTACTTACTTTTTTATGTTTATTCCCAAAACGAAATTTCCAAATTTAGCTTCCACGCTTGTCACCCCAAGGCAACAACCGCGACTAAAACTCACCTTTAAACCAGCTATGAATGCGTTGCCACAAGCCAGCCGAGCTATCTTCAACTCGGTTGGCATACTGGTTATTTATTTGATCTTTACCGTAATGCAACAAACCGATAGCCGTTGCATAACTCGGATCATCTACATACTCAGTTAACCCTTTAAGATTAACTGGGCTACCTAAACGAACCGGCATTTGAAATAAGTCTTCGGCAAACTCGACAGCACCTTCCATTTTGGCCGTGCCACCGGTCAAAACGATCCCTGCTGCTATTTTATCTTCTAAGCCGCTTTTACTGATCTCTTCGCGAACCAACTCAAATAACTCTTGGTATCTAGGTTCGACAACTTCTGCCAAAGTGTGGCGCGACATAGAACGCGCTGGTCGCCCACCTACGCTAGGCACTTCAATACTTTCTTCTATGCTAACCATGTGGCGCATTGCGCAAGCGTATTGCACCTTTAATTGCTCCGCATGACTCATCGGCGTACGGAAAATTTGCGCAATATCTTTAGTGACTTGATTACCCGCAACGGCAATAACCGCGTTATGTCGTATAGCACCATCCACATAGATAACTAAATCAATAGTGCCGGCTCCAACATCAACAACAGCAACCCCAAGCTCTTTCTCGTCATCTGTTAGCACTGAATCACTGGACGCAATTGCCGAGAACACCAAATCATCAACGCGTAACCCGCAACGTTCAGCACACTTAACAATATTTTTTGACATGTCGTCAGCACAGGTCACTAAATGCACTTTAGCTTCTAAGCGCACGCCCGACATACCAATTGGGCTTTTAATCCCTTCTTGAATATCAACACTGTAATCTTGAGGCAAAACATGTAGTACCCGACGTTCAGCTGGCAAATGCACTGACTTGGCGGTATGGATCACGTTATCCACATCATCTTGTGTCACTTCATGCTCACTGATCGGCACCATGCCATTTTCATTTTGGCACTGGATATGTCGACCCGATATCGCGATATAAACCGACGATATTTGGCAGCCTGACATCAGTTCAGCTTCTTCAACAGCTCGCTGAATCGATTGAATAACTAGGTTAATGTCATTCACACCACCTTTATCCATACCTCGCGATGCATGACTACCGACACCCACGACACTCACCGCACCGTCTGGTAAAACTTCACCAACGACAGCGACGACTTTCGCTGTGCCTAT
This genomic window from Saccharobesus litoralis contains:
- the ftsZ gene encoding cell division protein FtsZ, whose translation is MFDLMSEQADEAVIKVIGVGGGGGNAIEHMVEHTIEGVEFLTANTDAQALRNSQLAPENKIVLGRDVTKGLGAGANPEIGRQSAEEDRDAIRDVINGADMIFIAAGMGGGTGTGAAPVVAEVAREMGILTVAVVTKPFPFEGRKRMAYADQGIDALAASVDSLITIPNDKLLKVLGKGTSLLDAFKAANDVLFGAVQGIAELITRPGLINVDFADVRTVMSEMGTAMMGTGVAKGEDRAEEAAEMAISSPLLEDVDLAGARGILVNITAGMDISIEEFETVGNAVKAFASENATVVVGAVIDPEMSEELRVTVVATGIGDRKPDISLVSPSKPAIEPVSVPRVANVGSAAVDMNANLESRVADPVAASTPASQPGQQQSLDYLDVPAFLRKQAD
- the secA gene encoding preprotein translocase subunit SecA encodes the protein MITKILTKVFGSRNDRVLKKLQKVVDQINALEPSLEALSDDELKAKTAEFRERLAKGETLEQLQVEAFAVVREASKRVFGMRHFDVQMLGGMILHQGKISEMRTGEGKTLTATLPSYLNALSGSVHVVTVNDYLAKRDADWSRPLFEFLGLTVGCNIPGLDPQQKREAYAADITYGTNNEFGFDYLRDNMAFSPQDRVQRDLSFAVVDEVDSILIDEARTPLIISGAAEDSSEMYKRLNVVVPMLEQQDKEDEEGVESTGDFTVDEKSKQVHLTERGQERVEEILKEQGIIAADDSLYAASNIALFHHVNAALRAHHLYVKDVDYIIKDGEIVIVDEHTGRTMEGRRWSEGLHQAVEAKEGVNIQNENQTLASITFQNYFRLYDKLAGMTGTADTEAFEFNHIYGLETIVVPTNKPMVRDDMADLVYLTEEEKFEAIIEDIKACVEAGRPTLVGTISIESSERLSNALKKAKIKHNVLNAKFHAKEAEIVAEAGKPSAVTIATNMAGRGTDIVLGGNLASELEKLNNPTEEQIKQVKEEWQKTHDLVLKNGGLHIIGTERHESRRIDNQLRGRAGRQGDAGSSRFYLSMEDSLMRIFASERVSNLMKKLGMERGESIEHPWVTRAIENAQRKVEGRNFDIRKQLLEYDDVANDQRKVVYEQRNELLNEGDIKETIDNIRLDVINRTVDSFIPPQSVEELWDVPGLEERLKADFMVDMPLQKWLEEDDKLYEESLREKIVEGILAEYKAKEDHVGEEVMRQFEKGIMLQSLDSHWKEHLAAMDHLRQGIHLRGYAQKNPKQEYKRESFELFSQMLDALKFDVVNILSKVQVRDESDAEAVEQQRRESQAMQKQYEHENADQLTKGEHATPDRPMVREGAKIGRNDPCPCGSGKKYKACHGRLA
- a CDS encoding M23 family metallopeptidase, with amino-acid sequence MAFSIYYKKHNIELEWRLDRRHWIALLSVIFTTALLVLYLVSWLLGSADKDRLQDIREARGLLVEQKRQVTQLKEKTQIELAALKLKLGELQSQMLRVNALGAGVQAQAKLEGDEFNFELAPATGGPVSEVSLANLPSEHPHSLITDIDSLLKDLDEQERQLGLLESVLRNHDIDQQSYISGRPIDSGWLSSYYGMRKDPFSGLPAMHKGIDFAGEEGNKVIATGAGVVTWAGKRYGFGQLVEIEHGDGLRTRYGHNKKVLVKLGDVVTKGQQIGVLGSTGRSTGPHVHYEVLKNGKQVDPLKYVYRRDKN
- the ftsA gene encoding cell division protein FtsA, with protein sequence MSKVTDRNLIVGLDIGTAKVVAVVGEVLPDGAVSVVGVGSHASRGMDKGGVNDINLVIQSIQRAVEEAELMSGCQISSVYIAISGRHIQCQNENGMVPISEHEVTQDDVDNVIHTAKSVHLPAERRVLHVLPQDYSVDIQEGIKSPIGMSGVRLEAKVHLVTCADDMSKNIVKCAERCGLRVDDLVFSAIASSDSVLTDDEKELGVAVVDVGAGTIDLVIYVDGAIRHNAVIAVAGNQVTKDIAQIFRTPMSHAEQLKVQYACAMRHMVSIEESIEVPSVGGRPARSMSRHTLAEVVEPRYQELFELVREEISKSGLEDKIAAGIVLTGGTAKMEGAVEFAEDLFQMPVRLGSPVNLKGLTEYVDDPSYATAIGLLHYGKDQINNQYANRVEDSSAGLWQRIHSWFKGEF
- a CDS encoding DUF721 domain-containing protein, which codes for MKRRPKSIEQVLNETWPNSQFSAAQKKADYNSQIERELALCLPKEWQDKVIVQKYQNGILHLGLTSAGLKMRFNAIRLDLLSHLRQSIPDLVSISDSIVVTTSSPISNHSKSSSAESAHQKHHSLSDNSAQTLLKTAEQLPDNLKQALQGLVKASRKH
- the lpxC gene encoding UDP-3-O-acyl-N-acetylglucosamine deacetylase: MNYQRTLKNSVKTTGVGLHKGEKVTMTLLPAPANTGIVFRRVDIEPVVDFPVSPFAVTDTRMCTCMTNEQGIAISTVEHLMSALAGLGVDNVIIELDANEVPIVDGSASPFIFLIEEAGIQELSTPKRYIKINKPIRVELDDKWAEIVPYQGFKLDFGIDFNHPAIAATKQHCVFELSSDEYIREVSRARTFGFMKDFEYLRSLNLALGGSFDNAVVLDEFQVLNANGLRYDNEFLMHKILDAIGDMFMTGHFILGEMRSHKSGHELNNVLLRAIVENQDAWQWIEYTEESQAPLQFLPAQAV